Genomic DNA from Oncorhynchus mykiss isolate Arlee chromosome 2, USDA_OmykA_1.1, whole genome shotgun sequence:
AAACCAACCGTTGTGTAACCAACCGTTACAGTTGAACGCTAAACCAACCATACCAATTCAATGGGAAGCGCCTGGAAATGGCTCGCAGCACATCAATTTAACAATAACATGTCAACTTAACGCAGGCTCTCTGCATGGCTCTCTGCATGGCTCTCTGCATGGCTCTCTGCATGGCGTCGCCTGGGATGAAGCATTTTCAGTGACAGTCACTAATAATATCTCATACCTCAGTTTTTACAgtttataccatggcattgttgatgACTAATTTCTGATTGGTTTAaagggcattctagagtgtgCATTTATTTCCCTATAATGCACAAGATATATCATCAGCACAGTataattcaatggctatagttcattcttacatgttctatgtttgagctgcttttgaaagcaaaagttgaGTTGAAAACATTGTCATTGTTGAATTCGACTctcataatagcaagctaggacccaaagatttttataactaaACTGTCATTGATCTATCTGTGATAGGACTGATGGATTGATTAGCTAAACTATCAAGTCTATTTGTGTAGTTAACtaaggcaactactgtagctatctagtaaacttgctaggtACTTCAGTGGATCTTGAACATGTCTATTTTCAAATGAGCACATTTCTAGCGGTACAtttgttaaattatagccatggtataaaaacGGATAATGAACTCTGGACTCAATGCGTTCTTTGGAAAAGAATACAACTCCGTAGAAGATGAGTTCCACTCCGCTAGCTAGCACGTCGAGAAGCACACCATCCACGTtgtgcattattttccagagaacgcatagccCCTCGTTGGTTATCACTTACATAATCACTCCTAAATAATAGACCACTCAAATGCAGGTAATACACATGAATGAGTGGATATTATTCAGAGGGTAAAATCACTTTCtgaaaaaaagggctttataaaatacatttgagttATTCAGGGTGTCTATAATATCCATCACCTGTTACCCTACATGGAGATAAGGAATTCATAATCGTCTCCTCCTTGTACACTATTGACTCACATGAACAACACACCTACATGTTCTGTCCTGCATACTGCAACATGTTTGCGACCTAACAGATCTTACTCAGGCGGGGTTCAcctgatttaaaaaatacaaatcttCAAGAGGAGACTCTTATATATGAACTCCTTTTCGTCCAGGACTGCGGCATTTTGGTAAAGCGGAGGCGTCGGTGGAGGAGGTGATTGGCTACCTGGAGGAGTCCTACTGTGGCCGCATTTCCATAGAGACCAGTCAGCTGACCAGCCTGGAGGAAAGGGAGTGGCTCGCAGACCGCTTCGAGCAGCTGAAGAAAGAGATGTTTACTGCGGAGGAGAGGATAAAGTTGGCCAAGCTCATGCTGGAGTCACaggtagatggatggagggaaggtTAATGGATAATAGGAAGGAGACCTCcaccgaggagaggagagaactggCCAAGCTAATGCTGGGGTCACaggtagatggatggagggaaggtTAATGGATAATAGGAAGGAGACCTCcaccgaggagaggagagaactggCCAAGCTAATGCTGGGGTCacaggtagatggatggatggagggaggaatggatagATTGAGAAACGTTGTCGTACTGTATTTATAGGCTAATTAGCTTTAATTGCCTAAATAATCAAAACTAGTATCTTATCTAATATCAGAGTAAAGTGATTATTTTATTAGCGAGGATGAGGTGGTATTGTTTTTATCAATGTTACTTTTCTTTTGGTCCCATTTCCAAGAAAGACTGAGACAGATCTTGCTGACTTATCTCTTGATGTATTTTGCCTTTATTTTCGCCAGAAGtcattgagaacacattctcttttACAATAACAACCTGTTTCTTCTTGTGTTACCTCAGGAGTTTGATCACTTTCTGGCCTCCAAGTTCTCCACGGTGAAGCGTTATGGTGGTGAGGGAGCAGAGAGCATGATGGGAGTGTTCTACGAGATGTTCCGTCTGTCTGCCCACAGCGGGGTGACGGACATCGTCATGGGGATGCCTCACCGCGGGAGACTTAACCTCCTCACGGGGCTTCTGCAGTTCCCTCCAGAGGTCAGGGTTTAGACATCTTCGAGATCGAAGGTCATGGCTGTAATGGCTACCATGAATGACCCTGTGGGATAACTAATAAAGATGGTCTCACACTACCAGTCATATGAATGAACAAATGTTTTGGCACCAATTGCCTTCCTCAGGGTTCACTCCTGGGacttttaaacttttatttattcacatattgattgattaattgattgatttgattgatattTATTTGGGATGTGTGACTCCTGTCTCCCCTTTACCTCCAGCTGATGTTCCGTAAAATGCGTGGCCTCAGTGAGTTCCCAGCAGACTCTCCCTCTATCGGCGACGTCCtctcccacctcacctcctctGTAGAGCTGGACTTTGGTGCTGCCCACCCCCTCCATGTGACCATGCTGCCCAACCCCTCCCACCTGGAGGCCATCAACCCAGTCACCCAGGGGAAGACCCGTGCCCGCCAGCAGCTCAAACAGGAGGGAGACTATTCCCCAGACGAGAACGCACAGCCTGGTGATAAAGTTGTCTGTCTCCAGGTATCGTACTGAGACCATAGTCACAGCCCTATTTAGACATATGCTGATATACATACGTAGACATGGCTCAACAGGAGGGAAACTACTCCCCAGAAAGACAATGTTTAGCCTGAGGACAATATAACCGGTGGAGTATTGTCTGGGAAGCCACTATAAACTGTGGAGTATTGTCTGGGAAGCCACTATGAACTGTGGAGTATTGTCTGGGAAGCCACTATAACTGGTGGAGTATTGTCTGGGAAGCCACTATAAACTGTGGAGTATTGTCTGGGAAGCCTCTATGAACTGTGGAGTATTGTCTGGGAAGCCACTATAAACTGTGGAGTATTGTCTGGGAAGCCACTATAAACTGTGGAGTATTGTCTGGGAAGCCACTATAAACTGGTGGAGTATTGTCTGGGAAGCCACTATAAACTGTGGAGTATTGTCTGGGAAGCCACTATAAACTGTGGAGTATTGTCTGGGAAGCCACTATGAACTGGTGGAGTATTGTCTGGGAAGCCACTATAAACTGTGGAGTATTGTCTGGGAAGCCACTATAACTGGTGGAGTATTGTCTGGGAAGCCACTATAAACTGGTGGAGTATTGTCTGGGAAGCCACTATAAACTGTGGAGTATTGTCTGGGAAGCCACTATAACTGGTGGAGTATTGTCTGGGAAGCCACTATAACCAGTTTGAAGTGTGGCCCTTTGGACCTCGGTGGGcaaaaatgagtttgacaccttaGAGGAATATACTACAAAGAAGGattttatatttttgagaaattTAAGCTTGAAATGGGTGTGGTCTAATTGACTTGACAACCAAAAACACTTGTCAAAGTTTATCTTTCTTAATGAACCAGGAATCAGTAGTTGTTTCTGGTTGTTTATCAAAGTCAGCTGGCTAACTCATTAATCCTGCTTATCCCTTTGAACTGGAAACACTTTAACTCGGTCAAACTTCTGTAGAAAAGGAACTTTATTGCTCTCTAGTGAATTTGCCTTGCACAATTGTGAAAAGCACTTTTAGTACAATATGTAATTTAAAGGGGTCTAGTAGAAAGGGATTATGACACTGAAGTCCAGTTTATGGTGACATACCGGCATTGTCCATCGTTGACGTCAATTATTTTCCAACTTTCAGGCCTGAAAAGAACTGGTGATCATTGTGGAACCTTTCCTTAATTTTCTTAGGTCCATGGGGATGCCTCATTCTCTGGCCAAGGAATTGTTCCGGAGACATTCACCATTTCACTACTCCCCCACTTCAGAGTCGGTGGGAGCATCCACCTCATTGTAAACAACCAAGTGGGCTATACCACTCCGTCTGCGAGAGGGAGATCATCTTTGTACTGTAGCGATGTTGGTATGTAAACTGTATCACTTTATCTATCAATCTTAATTGGAATAATAATATATCTATTggaattatatatataatatatatataatatatatattaacacacacacgcattcggaaagtattcaaaccccctttcccacattttgtctaaaatctattaaatacattttgttcctcatcaatctacacacaatatcccataatgacagtgaaaacacttttttttttttttttttttgcaaatgaataaaaaaaacagaaataccttatttttattttttttatttttatttcacctttatttaaccaggtaggctagttgagaacaagttctcatttacaactgcgacctggccaagataaggcatagcagtgtgaacagacaacacagagttacacatggagtaaacaattaacaagtcaataacacagtagaaaaaaggggagtctatatatacattgtgtgcaaaaggcatgagaaggtaggcaaataattacaattattcagattaacactggagtgataaatgatcagatggttatgtacaggtagagatattggtgtgcaaaagagcagaaaaataaaaataaataaataaaaacagtatggggatgaggtaggtgaaaatgggtgggctatttaccaatagactatgtacagctgcagcgatcggttagctgctcagatagcagatgtttgaagttggtgagggagataaaagtctccaacttcagcgatttttgcaattcgttccagtcacaggcagcagagaactggaacgaaaggcggccaaatgaggtgttggctttagggatgatcagtgagatacacctgctggagcgcgtgctacggatgggtgttgccatcgtaaccagtgaactgagataaggcggagctttacctagcatggacttgtagatgacctggagccagtgggtctggcgacgaatatgtagcgagggccagccgactagagcatacaagtcgcagtggtgggtggtataaggtgctttagtgacaaaacggatggcactgtgataaactgcatccagtttgctgagtagagtgttggaagcaattttgtagatgacgtcgccgaagtcgaggatcggtaggatagtcagttttactagggtaagtttggcggcgtgagtgaaggaggctttgttgcggaatagaaagccgactcttgatttgattttcgattggagatgtttgatatgggtctggaaggagagtttagagtctagccagacacctaggtacttatagatgtccacatattcaaggtcggaaccatccagggtggtgatgctggtcaggcgtgcgggtgcaggcagcgaacggttgaaaagcatgcatttggttttactagcgtttaagagcagttggaggccacggaaggagtgctgtatggcattgaagctcgtttggaggttagatagcacagtgtccaaggacgggccggaagtatatagaatggtgtcgtctgcgtagaggtggatcagggaatcgcccgcagcatgagaaacatcattgatatatacagagaaaagagtcggcccgagaattgaaccctgtggcacccccatagagactgccagaggaccggacagcatgccctccgatttgacacactgaactctgtctgcaaagtaattggtgaaccaggcaaggcagtcatccgaaaaaccgaggctactgagtctgccgataagaatacggtgattgacagagtcgaaagccttggcaaggtctatgaagacggctgcacagtactgtcttttatcgatggcggttatgatatcgtttagtaccttgagcgtggctgaggtacacccgtgaccggctcggaaaccagattgcacagcggagaaggtacggtgggattcaagatggtcagtgacctgtttgttgacttggctttcgaagaccttagataggcagggcaggatggatataggtctgtaacagtttgggtccagggtgtcgccccctttgaagagggggatgactgcggcagctttccaatccttggggatctcagacgatatgaaagagaggttgaacaggctggtaataggggttgcgacaatggcggcggatagtttcaggaatagagggtccagattgtccagcccagctgatttgtacgggtccaggttttgcagctatttcaggacatctgctatctggatttgggtaaaggagaacctggagaggcttgggcgagtagctgcgggggggggggagctgttgtccgaggttggagtagccaggcggaaggcatggccagccgttgagaaatgcttgttgaagttttcgataatcatggatttatcggtggtgaccatgttacctagtctcagtgcagtgggcagctgggaggaggtgctcttgttctccatggacttcacagtgtcccagaactttttggagttggagctacaggatgcaaacttctgcctgaagaaattggctttagctttcctgactgactgtgtgtattggttcctgacttccctgaacagttgcatatcgcggggactattcgatgttagcgcagtccgccacaggatgtttttgtgctggtcgagggcagtcaggtctggagtgaaccaggggctatatctgttcttagttctgcattttttgaacggagcatgcttatctaaaatggtgaggaagttacttttaaagaaagaccaggcatcctcaactgacgggatgaggtcaatgtccttccaggatacccgggccaggtcgattagaaaggcctgctcgcagaagtgttttagggagcgtttgacagtgatgaggggtggtcgtttgactgcggctccgtagcggatacaggcaatgaggcagtgatcgctgagatcctggttgtagacagcggaggtgtatttggagggccagttggtcaggatgacgtcaatgagggtgcccttgtttacagagttagggttgtacctggtgggttccttgatgatttgagtgagattgagggcatctagcttagattgtaggactgccggggtgttaagcatatcccagtttaggtcacctaacagaacaaactctgaagctagatggggggcgatcaattcacaaatggtgtccagggcacagctgggagctgaggggggtcggtagcaggcggcaacagtgagagacttatttctggagagagtaattttcaaaattagtagttcgaactgtttgggtatggacctggagagtatgacattactttgcaggctatctctgcagtagactgcaactcctccccctttggcagttctatcttgacggaagatgttatagttgggtatggaaatctcagaatttttggtggccttcctgagccaggattcagacacggcaaggacatcagggttagcagagtgtgctagagcagtgagtaagacacacttagggaggaggcttctgatgttgacatgcatgaaaccaaggctttttcgatcacagaagtcaacaaatgagggtgcctggggacatgcagggcctgggtttacctccacatcacccgcggaacagagaaggagtagtatgagggtgcggctgaaggctatcaaaactggtcgcctagggcgttggggacagagaataagaggagcaggtttctgggcatggtagaatatattcagggcataatgcgcaaacaggggtatggtggggtgcgggtacagcggaggtaagcccaggcactgggtgatgatgagagaggttgtatctctggacatgctggttgtaatgggtgaggtcaccgcatgtgtggggggtgggacaaaggaggaatcaggggtataaagagtggaactaggggctccattgtaaactaaaacaatgataactaacctgcacaacagtatacaaggcagaccctttgctatgagacaacATTTTTCTCAGGTGtgtcctgttttcattgatcatccttgagatctttctacaacttgattggagtccaaaaattcaattgattggacatgatttggaaaggcacacacctgtctatataaggtcccacagttgtcagtgcatgtcagagcaaaaaccaagccacgaggtcgaaggaattgtccgtagagctccgagacaggactgtgttgaggcacagatctggggaagggtacaaaaacatttctgcagtattgaaggtacccaagaacacagtgacctccatcgctcttaaatggaagaagtttggaaccaccaagactcttcctagagctggctgcccggccgaactgagcaatcatgggagaagggccttggtcagggaggtgaccaagaacccaatggtcactctgacagagctctagagttcctcaatggagatgggagaacgttccagatggacaaccatctttgcagccctccaccaatcaggcctttttggtagagtggccagacggaagccactactcagtaaaaggcacatgacagcccacttggagtttgccaaaaggcacctaaaaactctgaccatgagaaacaagattctctattctgatgaaatcaagattgaactctttggcctgaatgccaagcatcacatctggaggaaacctggcaccatccctacggtgaagcatggtggtggcagcatcatgctgtggtgatgtttttcagcggcagggactggaagactagtcaggatcgaggcaaagatgtagcaacgctccccatccaacctgacagagcttgagaagagctggagaaaagaatgggagaaactccccaaatacaggtgtgccaagcttgtagcgttatacccaagaagattcaaggctgtaattgctgccaaatgtgcttcaacaaagtactgatgtaaagtgtctgaatactaatgtgatatttcagtttattttttataaatgtgcaaaaatgtctaaacctgtttttgctttgtcattatgtgttattgtgtgtagattgatgagagagaaaaaaaatagttAGAATAAGGCAGGAacctaacacaatgtggaaaaagtcaattggTCTGGATATATTCCGAAGGCAccgtatatgtacagtaccagtcaaaagtttggagatacctactcattcaagtgtttttctttatttgtactattttctacatttagaataatagtgaagacatcaaaactattaaataacatacagtggggcaaaaaggtatttagtcagccaccaattgtgcaagttctcccacttaaaaagatgagagaggcctgtaattttcatcataggtagacttcaactatgacagacaaaatgagagaaaaaaatccagaaaatcacattgtaggatttttaatgaatttatttgcaaattatggtggaaaataagtatttggtcaataacaaaagtttgtcaatactttgttatatacactttgttggcaatgacagaggtcaaacgttttctgtaagtcttcacaaggttttcacacactgttgctggtattttggcccattcctccatgcattaAATAGGTCATgctggcgaagtaattacaatataattacaatatagcaattaaacactggaatggtagaggagcaaggtaaataaataaataaataaataaataaataaatacagtatggggatgaggtagatagatgggctgtttacagatgggctatgtacaggtacagtgatctgtaagctgctctgacagctggtgcttaaagctagtgagggagatgtgagtctccagcttcagcttCTTTGGGAATTAGAATCCGTAATATACGGGAATGTCAATACATCGGTAATATCTCACTCTGTGTGTCTTCTCCCCTCTCCAGGTAAGATGGTGGGCTGTGCGGTGATCCATGTGAACGGTGATGATGCGGATGAGGTGGTGCGAGCCACGAGGCTGGCGGTGGAGTACCAGAGACGCTTCAGGAAGGATGTTATTCTGGATCTGCTCTGCTACAGACAGTGGGGACACAACGAGCTGGACGAACCCTCCTTCACTAACCCTGCCATGTACAAGATCATCCGGTAGGTCGTTGACTTTACTGCCCTCTGAGGTATTTAACAATCAATTCATTGGACAGGGTTCTACTAATAAGTTCATTTCTGGAAAGTGCAAAGTTCTAACGTAAGGCTCTCCAATGATTTATCCAACCAGGTAGCCTAAATCATTGAGAACtagattaaggcagcccccccgctcctctgattcagaggggttgggttaaatgcagaagacacatttcagttgaatgcattcagttgtacaactgacttggtatcccatttccctatacaactgactaggtgtcccccttccctatacaactgactaggtatccccccttccctatacaactgactaggtatccccctttccctatacaactgactaggtatacccctttccctatacaactgactaggtatccccttttccctatacaactgacttgGTATCCCCCTTCTCTAATTCTCTTTGCAACAAGATGGTTGCTGATGTTTATTTCCTTGAACTGTATACTTGATTACAGTATAACAATGGCCTGTATACTTGATTACAGTATAACAATGGCCTGTATACTTGATTACAGTATAACAATGGCCTGTATACTTGATTACAGTATAACAATGGACTGTATACTTGATTACAGTATAACAATGGCCTGTATACTTGATTACAGTATAACAATGGCCTGTATACTTGATTACAGTATAACAATGGCCTGTATACTTGATTACAGTATAACAATGGCCTGTATACTTGATTACAGTATAACAATGGACTGACCATGAAGCCATCTTATCTAATCTTTTCAAACAACACCTCATCAACTCTAACCTTCCTAatatatagtattttttttaGACTGTTTGCCCTTATATAGCCTTGATTACAGAACAATGTCCAAATAACATCAAATACCtaccctctcctcatcccccccaGCTCCAGGAAGAGCACCCCAGACTCTTACACTGACCAGCTGATCTCAGAGGGCCTGATGACAGAGGAGGAGCGTGTTGCTATCAGGACAGCCCACTACGGCATGCTGAACGACAAGCTGACTAACATGATCTTCTACAGCCCTCCACCCATGAACCTGCAGGTAACATGACCCTCTACAGCCCTCCACCCACCAGGTAATATGACCCTCTACAGGGTCTGTGAtgtgaaataatttcaaatactttagctgggcttgattgagTTTGCGTCATAcgatggaaccaatagaatatgTTGACACCACAGGCAGATTAAAGCAAACGCTCAAAATATGTGACCGTTTGTACCCGGGTCTGGTGACGAGAGCTCCCTGGGGTGTTGAGAAACGGAGCAGAATTCATGTTTCTATTGTTTGCTGTAGCAAATAGACTAATACAgttgtattgttgttgttgttgcaggggCGCTGGGGAGGTCTGGAGGAGCCCCAGGCAAGGGTCACTCACTGGGACACCGGGGTGCCTGCTCCCCTGCTGCAGTACGTAGGGGCCAAATCTGTGGAGATCCCCGAAGGAGTCCAGCTACACAGTCACTTGGGGAAGATGCACGTGGCGGTAATAACAAttataggatatatatatatatatatatatatatatatatatatatatatatatatatatatatatatatatatatatatatatatacttttgtgtgtattaggtagttgttgtggaattgttagatattactaacATGGTTCGCTACAATACAgtgctttttttttgtgtgaacaATTATTGTTTTTTCATGCATATATCCTAGACAATTACAGTCTCAAGATacaatacacacatatatatatatatatatatgtacagttcAATAGGAGAAAACAAACAAAGGAAAGTAAACAATACCGTACAAATGAAAAAGGACCAAACCGATTTTGACCAAATACAGTATGTTTCCTTtttcactattggttagagcctgtaagtaagcatttcactgtaaggtctacctacacctgttgtattcagcatttcactgtaaggtctactacacctgttgtattcagcatttcactgtgaggtctactacacctgttgtattcggcatttcactgtaaggtatactacacctgttgtattcagcatttcactgtaaggtctactacacctgttgtattcagcatttcactgtaaggtctactacacctgttgtattcagcatttcactgtaaggtctactacacctgttgtattcagcatttcactgtaaggtatactacacctgttgtattcagcatttcactgtaaggtctactacacctgttgtattcagcatttcactgtaaggtatactacacctgttgtattcagcatttcactgtaaggtctactacacctgttgtattcagcatttcactgtaaggtctactacacctgttgtattcagcatttcactgtaaggtctactacacctgttgtattcagcatttcactgtaaggtatactacacctgttgtattcagcatttcactgtaaggtatactacaccggttgtattcagcatttcactgtaaggtctactacacctgttgtattcagcatttcactgtaaggtccacaccggttgtattcggcacacgtgacaaactttgatttgatttgctttcaGCAATATAGCGCTTTTCTAAAGCCCAAATGTAATTGGGTGACGGCAGGCCTCACTAGTGTGAACAGTGCAGTCTGTTGTTCTTTGCTCGAGCTGGATGAAGCTCGCTGTTCTCGTTTTAAAGACTCTCTGAAGCTCTATGAAAACAGATCTGTTGTGTTCTTCTCTCAGGGTCGCCTTGCGAAAGTGGAGAATGGAACTAATCTGGACTGGTCCACTGCTGAGGCCATGGCGTTTGGCTCTCTGCTCTGCCAAGGTCAGTCAGACTCCATGGCTTTTTACACCACAAAGCCAAACTaagctgtactgagctggccaGTTTACGTATCCACCATATACAGTtgttgtcagaagtttacatacacttaggttggagtccttaacttgtttttcaaccactccaccattttcttgttaacaaactatagttttgacaagtcggtttggacatctactttgtgcatgacagaagtaatttttccaacaattttttacagaaagattatttcacttatcattcactgtatcacaattccagggggtcagaagtttactaacactaagttgactgagcctttaaacagcttggaaaattccagacaatgatgtcattgctttagaagcttctgataggttaattgacataatttgagttaattgaaggtgtacctgtggatgtatttcaaggcctaccttcaaactcagtgcctcttttcttgacatcatgggaaaatcaaaataaatcagccaagacctcagaaaaaaaattgtagacctccacaagtctgtacaaacaatagtacgcaagcataaac
This window encodes:
- the LOC110500303 gene encoding probable 2-oxoglutarate dehydrogenase E1 component DHKTD1, mitochondrial isoform X2: MLTGAVQGPLNTSGLRHFGKAEASVEEVIGYLEESYCGRISIETSQLTSLEEREWLADRFEQLKKEMFTAEERIKLAKLMLESQEFDHFLASKFSTVKRYGGEGAESMMGVFYEMFRLSAHSGVTDIVMGMPHRGRLNLLTGLLQFPPELMFRKMRGLSEFPADSPSIGDVLSHLTSSVELDFGAAHPLHVTMLPNPSHLEAINPVTQGKTRARQQLKQEGDYSPDENAQPGDKVVCLQVHGDASFSGQGIVPETFTISLLPHFRVGGSIHLIVNNQVGYTTPSARGRSSLYCSDVGKMVGCAVIHVNGDDADEVVRATRLAVEYQRRFRKDVILDLLCYRQWGHNELDEPSFTNPAMYKIIRSRKSTPDSYTDQLISEGLMTEEERVAIRTAHYGMLNDKLTNMIFYSPPPMNLQGRWGGLEEPQARVTHWDTGVPAPLLQYVGAKSVEIPEGVQLHSHLGKMHVAGRLAKVENGTNLDWSTAEAMAFGSLLCQGFNIRISGQDVGRGTFSQRHAMIVCQDTNDIYIPLNHIDPEQKGFMEVCNSALSEEAVLGFEYGMAIAQPKLLPIWEAQFGDFFNGAQIIFDTFISGGEAKWLLQCGMVILLPHGYDGAGPEHSSCRIERFLQLCDSKEEGVDGDNVNMGVVNPTTPAQYFHLLRRQMIRNFRKPLIVAGPKTLLRFSGATSSVVDMAPGTYFKPVIGDPSVTPASVQRVVLCSGKHYYALLKQRETSAATQTTALIRLEELCPFPLEALQQELNKYTNAKEFVWSQEEPQNMGPWSFVAPRFEKQLACKLRLVSRPALPAPAVGIGALHQQQNEAVLTATFSS
- the LOC110500303 gene encoding probable 2-oxoglutarate dehydrogenase E1 component DHKTD1, mitochondrial isoform X1 is translated as MSAILFLKNLHRVSRVPLSVARPVVGCLYHTRKGVYGHRPKQNQGDTKLHSDPVSYITALNRDHGLARLVEAYRAHGHKAAKINPLLPNDPVEDSVPEINMLTGAVQGPLNTSGLRHFGKAEASVEEVIGYLEESYCGRISIETSQLTSLEEREWLADRFEQLKKEMFTAEERIKLAKLMLESQEFDHFLASKFSTVKRYGGEGAESMMGVFYEMFRLSAHSGVTDIVMGMPHRGRLNLLTGLLQFPPELMFRKMRGLSEFPADSPSIGDVLSHLTSSVELDFGAAHPLHVTMLPNPSHLEAINPVTQGKTRARQQLKQEGDYSPDENAQPGDKVVCLQVHGDASFSGQGIVPETFTISLLPHFRVGGSIHLIVNNQVGYTTPSARGRSSLYCSDVGKMVGCAVIHVNGDDADEVVRATRLAVEYQRRFRKDVILDLLCYRQWGHNELDEPSFTNPAMYKIIRSRKSTPDSYTDQLISEGLMTEEERVAIRTAHYGMLNDKLTNMIFYSPPPMNLQGRWGGLEEPQARVTHWDTGVPAPLLQYVGAKSVEIPEGVQLHSHLGKMHVAGRLAKVENGTNLDWSTAEAMAFGSLLCQGFNIRISGQDVGRGTFSQRHAMIVCQDTNDIYIPLNHIDPEQKGFMEVCNSALSEEAVLGFEYGMAIAQPKLLPIWEAQFGDFFNGAQIIFDTFISGGEAKWLLQCGMVILLPHGYDGAGPEHSSCRIERFLQLCDSKEEGVDGDNVNMGVVNPTTPAQYFHLLRRQMIRNFRKPLIVAGPKTLLRFSGATSSVVDMAPGTYFKPVIGDPSVTPASVQRVVLCSGKHYYALLKQRETSAATQTTALIRLEELCPFPLEALQQELNKYTNAKEFVWSQEEPQNMGPWSFVAPRFEKQLACKLRLVSRPALPAPAVGIGALHQQQNEAVLTATFSS